Proteins from one Caulobacter sp. X genomic window:
- a CDS encoding tetratricopeptide repeat protein: MTRIKVLLACVSVAALAACSSVPREITMRGPIALGSPLFDTRSSYGQFLAGQAALRDGQSKQAATYFDAAASMDDDPGLIGERAFTALLLAGDITRAAAVAPTAADTPEAVKRLSVLTRVVEAIAVGDGKTAETLLKSSPPGFPHQQAAALLGPWAAALAGDKEGAVVQPVLRNDRLVQFFGQQGQARLLERAKRYDEAETDYKALTANAATASIFTLDYGAFLERRKRHADAVALYDGALRAAPNDIGLLRARARAAAKGAPPPAPTIRQGAAEGLIACAATFAGERQIQFAQAYLRLALRLDPGRDEAWVLLGDLMNQNEDPKGAIEAFSRVPATSTHYVTAQTKTAWSLNDLGDKAKALEVARAAAAAAPNDRDAQVALADLLRSNSQWNESVAVLDPIIAREAASPDWRLLYLRAVSLEQGDRWPEAERDLQAALKLNPDEPELLNFLGYSWIDRGQHLKEALAMVQKAVDARPQSGAMLDSLGWAYYRLGDYKTAVEKLEAAVEMEPGDPDVNGHLGDAYWQVGRKIEATFQWRRVLSLEPDDKQKAEAEAKLKNGLGPATTPIAKSTVAHN; this comes from the coding sequence ATGACGCGTATCAAAGTCCTCCTCGCCTGCGTTTCCGTCGCCGCCCTGGCCGCCTGTTCCAGCGTGCCCCGTGAGATCACGATGCGGGGGCCGATCGCGCTGGGCTCGCCGCTGTTCGACACCCGCAGTTCCTACGGTCAGTTCCTGGCGGGCCAGGCGGCCTTGCGCGATGGCCAATCGAAGCAGGCGGCGACCTATTTCGACGCGGCCGCCTCGATGGACGATGACCCGGGTCTGATCGGCGAGCGGGCTTTCACGGCCCTGCTGCTGGCCGGCGACATCACGCGCGCCGCCGCGGTGGCGCCGACGGCCGCCGACACGCCCGAAGCGGTCAAGCGGCTTAGCGTGCTGACCCGCGTGGTCGAGGCGATCGCGGTGGGCGACGGCAAGACGGCCGAGACGCTGCTGAAGAGCTCGCCGCCCGGCTTCCCGCACCAGCAGGCGGCCGCCTTGCTGGGCCCGTGGGCCGCGGCGCTGGCCGGCGACAAGGAGGGGGCGGTGGTCCAGCCGGTCCTGCGCAACGACAGGCTGGTGCAGTTCTTCGGCCAACAGGGCCAGGCGCGGCTGCTTGAGCGCGCCAAGCGCTATGACGAGGCCGAGACCGACTACAAGGCGCTGACCGCCAACGCCGCGACCGCCAGCATCTTCACGCTGGACTACGGCGCGTTCCTGGAGCGTCGCAAGCGTCACGCCGACGCCGTGGCGCTGTACGATGGCGCCCTGCGCGCGGCGCCGAACGATATCGGCCTGTTGCGCGCCCGCGCCCGCGCCGCCGCCAAGGGCGCGCCGCCGCCCGCGCCCACCATCCGCCAGGGCGCGGCGGAAGGCTTGATCGCCTGCGCGGCCACCTTCGCCGGCGAGCGCCAGATTCAGTTCGCCCAGGCCTATCTGCGCCTGGCGCTGCGGCTTGATCCTGGTCGCGACGAGGCCTGGGTGCTGCTGGGCGACCTGATGAACCAGAACGAGGATCCCAAGGGCGCGATCGAGGCGTTCTCGCGCGTGCCGGCGACCTCGACGCACTATGTCACCGCCCAGACCAAGACCGCCTGGTCCCTGAACGACCTGGGCGACAAGGCCAAGGCGCTGGAGGTGGCTCGCGCGGCGGCCGCGGCCGCGCCGAATGACCGAGACGCCCAGGTGGCGCTGGCCGATCTCCTGCGGTCCAACAGCCAATGGAACGAGTCCGTCGCGGTGCTGGATCCGATCATCGCGCGCGAGGCCGCTTCGCCCGATTGGCGTCTGCTGTATCTGCGCGCGGTCTCGCTGGAGCAGGGCGACCGCTGGCCCGAGGCCGAGCGCGATCTGCAGGCGGCGCTGAAGCTCAATCCGGACGAGCCCGAGCTGCTGAACTTCCTGGGCTACAGCTGGATCGATCGCGGCCAGCACCTGAAGGAGGCGCTGGCCATGGTCCAGAAGGCGGTCGACGCGCGGCCGCAGTCGGGCGCCATGCTCGACTCCCTGGGCTGGGCCTATTACCGGCTGGGCGACTACAAGACCGCCGTCGAGAAGCTGGAAGCCGCCGTCGAGATGGAGCCGGGCGACCCCGACGTGAACGGCCACCTGGGCGACGCCTACTGGCAGGTGGGGCGCAAGATCGAGGCTACCTTCCAGTGGCGGCGGGTGCTGAGCCTGGAGCCCGACGACAAGCAGAAGGCCGAGGCCGAGGCCAAGCTGAAGAATGGCCTGGGGCCGGCGACGACGCCGATCGCCAAGTCGACGGTCGCCCACAACTGA
- a CDS encoding 4-(cytidine 5'-diphospho)-2-C-methyl-D-erythritol kinase — MRLSAFAPAKVNLFLHVGGPDAEGYHPISSLMVFADVGDQLMIQPSDAPAFETTGPFGASIPAGDDNLVLRAARAFHAKLGGPVPPYRLILDKRLPIAAGLGGGSSDAGATLKLLRDALAAQFTDNDLEPLAASLGADGAACFRATALMAEGRGEVLSPAPTLPALHAVLVNPGVPSPTGAVYRAYDAAVHPDGAARPFVPSELETAEEAAAWLGVATRNDLEAPAVALQPLIGEALDVLRDQPESLLVRMSGSGATCFALCAGDIEAETLAERIEAVRPDWWVRRCRLS; from the coding sequence ATGCGGCTTTCCGCCTTCGCGCCCGCCAAGGTCAATCTGTTCCTCCACGTCGGCGGGCCGGACGCCGAGGGCTATCATCCGATCTCCAGTCTGATGGTCTTCGCCGACGTCGGCGATCAGCTGATGATCCAGCCCAGCGACGCGCCGGCGTTCGAGACGACGGGACCGTTCGGCGCGAGCATTCCGGCCGGCGACGACAATCTGGTTCTGAGGGCCGCGCGGGCGTTCCACGCCAAGCTGGGCGGCCCGGTCCCGCCGTACCGCCTGATCCTCGACAAGCGCCTGCCGATCGCGGCGGGCCTGGGCGGCGGCTCCAGCGACGCGGGCGCGACCCTGAAGCTGCTGCGCGACGCGCTGGCGGCTCAATTCACGGACAATGATCTGGAGCCGCTGGCGGCGAGCCTCGGCGCCGATGGCGCGGCGTGCTTCCGCGCGACGGCCCTGATGGCCGAAGGGCGAGGGGAGGTGTTGTCGCCCGCGCCGACCTTGCCGGCGCTGCACGCGGTGCTGGTCAATCCGGGCGTCCCGTCGCCGACCGGCGCGGTCTACCGCGCCTATGACGCCGCCGTGCATCCGGACGGCGCGGCGCGGCCATTCGTTCCGTCCGAGCTGGAGACCGCCGAGGAGGCGGCCGCCTGGCTTGGCGTCGCCACCCGCAACGACCTGGAGGCGCCGGCGGTCGCCTTGCAGCCGCTGATCGGCGAGGCGCTGGACGTGCTGCGCGACCAGCCCGAAAGTCTGCTGGTCCGGATGTCGGGCTCGGGCGCGACCTGCTTCGCGCTCTGCGCCGGCGACATCGAGGCCGAGACCCTGGCCGAGCGCATCGAGGCGGTCCGCCCGGACTGGTGGGTGCGGCGCTGCCGCTTGAGCTAG
- a CDS encoding peptidylprolyl isomerase yields the protein MKRRDILTALGGLAAAPRLASAQILNLTPAPIVPGAGDVLVSLETSLGPIVIALKVKQAPLTTANFLRYVDEKRYDGASFWRSAKAKSPVDYGLIEGGLQGDPKKLLPPIAHEPTSQTGLRHVDGTVSLARKEPGSGDSDFFICVGEAPYLDANPAGEGDNLGFAAFGQVIKGMEIVHKILNLPTPGKATNPVMEGQMLDPVVPIVTARRI from the coding sequence ATGAAACGCCGCGATATCCTGACGGCTCTTGGCGGACTGGCCGCCGCGCCGAGGCTGGCCTCGGCCCAGATCCTGAATTTGACGCCCGCGCCGATCGTGCCTGGGGCGGGCGACGTTCTGGTGTCCCTGGAGACCAGCCTGGGACCGATCGTCATCGCGCTGAAGGTCAAGCAGGCTCCGCTGACCACGGCGAACTTCCTGCGCTACGTCGACGAGAAGCGCTATGACGGCGCCAGCTTCTGGCGCTCGGCCAAGGCCAAGAGCCCGGTGGACTATGGCCTGATTGAAGGCGGTCTGCAGGGCGATCCCAAGAAGCTGTTGCCGCCGATCGCGCATGAGCCGACCAGCCAAACGGGCCTTCGCCACGTGGACGGCACGGTGTCGCTGGCGCGGAAGGAACCGGGGAGCGGAGACTCGGACTTCTTCATCTGCGTCGGCGAGGCGCCGTATCTCGACGCCAATCCGGCCGGCGAGGGCGATAACCTGGGCTTCGCCGCCTTCGGCCAGGTGATCAAGGGCATGGAGATCGTCCACAAGATCCTGAACCTGCCCACGCCCGGCAAGGCGACCAACCCGGTGATGGAAGGCCAGATGCTGGACCCGGTCGTGCCGATCGTTACGGCCCGCCGGATCTAG
- a CDS encoding lipid II flippase Amj family protein, translating to MDAQLFLLCVLTFVIHLIGALAYAVRIAGVRTRRIAMSFALFNVLVLLSRTSNAFQGPFLSKRIETNLTAGTGGHLLADFQWLMASASLAALVGALAIPTAQRLFTRAVAHFQVHRSVPKLLMHAFAKGGLSYVRQSAALPSPSHLKGLKQKIDVPVRVIVMNVLAQALLTVGVFASLYAGYLAPDLRVTASQLSSVINGVATILLFVLIDPSLSIMTDDVMEGRVSEPAFRRAVIWFAGSRVAGTVLAQALLVPAAMAIAQLARMIP from the coding sequence ATGGACGCCCAACTCTTTCTGCTTTGCGTCCTGACCTTCGTGATCCACCTGATCGGCGCCCTGGCCTATGCGGTGCGGATCGCCGGCGTGCGCACGCGACGGATCGCCATGTCGTTCGCCCTGTTCAATGTGCTGGTGCTGCTGTCGCGGACCTCGAACGCCTTCCAGGGGCCCTTCCTGTCGAAGCGGATCGAGACCAACCTGACCGCGGGAACCGGCGGACATCTGCTGGCCGACTTCCAGTGGCTGATGGCCAGCGCCAGCCTGGCCGCCTTGGTCGGCGCCCTGGCCATTCCCACCGCCCAGCGGCTGTTCACCCGAGCGGTGGCGCACTTCCAAGTCCATCGCTCGGTCCCGAAACTGCTGATGCACGCCTTCGCCAAGGGCGGGCTGTCCTATGTGCGCCAGTCGGCAGCCCTGCCCTCGCCCAGCCACCTGAAGGGTCTCAAGCAGAAGATCGACGTCCCCGTTCGGGTGATCGTGATGAACGTGCTGGCCCAGGCGCTGCTGACCGTGGGCGTCTTCGCCTCGCTGTACGCGGGCTATCTCGCGCCCGACCTGCGCGTGACGGCCAGCCAGCTCTCGTCCGTGATCAACGGCGTGGCGACGATCCTGCTGTTCGTGTTGATCGATCCCTCCCTATCGATCATGACCGACGATGTGATGGAGGGCCGGGTCAGCGAACCCGCCTTCCGCCGCGCCGTCATCTGGTTCGCCGGCAGCCGGGTGGCGGGAACCGTGCTCGCGCAGGCGCTGCTGGTCCCGGCCGCGATGGCCATCGCTCAGCTGGCGCGGATGATCCCCTAG
- a CDS encoding ammonium transporter translates to MKLTFKPLAGLMLAATIAGAPLGATAFAQEAAPAPAAATAAPAEAAPAPAPAAAPAAAEAPAIVDKNDKGDNAWMLTSSLLVLLMILPGLALFYGGLVRAKNMLSVMMQVSTVALVGFVAWVFWGYSFAFTDGGGLDTFVGGFGRLFLKDVTPASNVATFSTGVVIPEFTFIAFQSTFAAITAALVVGSLVERMKFAAIVAFAVLWPLLSYYPIAHMVWWWPGPDAIATAPTAPIKSGLLWGFGALDFAGGTVVHINAGIAALVGALILGKRQGFGKEPMPPHSLTLTLVGAGLLWVGWFGFNAGSNLESNGYASLAMINTFVATAAAGLSWIIVEWATRGKPSALGLASGIVAGLVAVTPAAGFAGPMGSVILGLIVSPICIFFCSVVKNALKYDDSLDAFGIHGIGGMVGALATGLLVNPKWGGAGIVDYTTCAKDGDISTCDALASYEPIAQLLIQAKAVGVTIIWSAVASAIVFFVIKLIIGLKASPEAEEEGLDISEHGERAYHS, encoded by the coding sequence ATGAAACTCACCTTCAAACCGCTGGCGGGGCTTATGCTCGCCGCGACCATCGCGGGGGCTCCGCTGGGGGCGACCGCCTTCGCCCAGGAGGCCGCGCCCGCGCCGGCCGCCGCGACCGCCGCGCCGGCCGAAGCCGCCCCGGCTCCGGCGCCCGCCGCCGCTCCCGCGGCCGCCGAGGCTCCCGCCATCGTCGACAAGAACGACAAGGGCGACAACGCGTGGATGCTGACCTCCTCGCTGCTCGTCCTCCTGATGATCCTGCCGGGCCTGGCCCTGTTCTACGGCGGCCTGGTGCGCGCCAAGAACATGCTGTCGGTCATGATGCAGGTCTCGACCGTCGCCCTGGTCGGCTTCGTGGCCTGGGTGTTCTGGGGCTACAGCTTCGCCTTCACCGACGGCGGCGGTCTCGACACCTTCGTCGGCGGCTTTGGCCGGCTGTTCCTGAAGGACGTCACCCCCGCCAGCAACGTCGCGACCTTCTCGACCGGCGTGGTGATCCCCGAATTCACCTTCATCGCCTTCCAGTCGACCTTCGCGGCCATCACCGCCGCCCTGGTGGTCGGCTCGCTGGTCGAGCGCATGAAGTTCGCCGCGATCGTCGCCTTCGCCGTGCTGTGGCCGCTGCTGTCGTACTACCCCATCGCCCACATGGTCTGGTGGTGGCCGGGTCCTGACGCGATCGCCACGGCTCCGACCGCGCCGATCAAGTCGGGCCTGCTCTGGGGCTTCGGCGCTCTGGACTTCGCCGGCGGCACCGTCGTCCACATCAACGCGGGCATCGCCGCCCTGGTCGGCGCCCTGATCCTCGGCAAGCGCCAAGGCTTCGGCAAGGAGCCGATGCCCCCGCACTCGCTGACCCTGACCCTGGTCGGCGCCGGCCTGCTGTGGGTGGGCTGGTTCGGTTTCAACGCCGGTTCGAACCTCGAGTCGAACGGCTACGCCTCGCTGGCCATGATCAACACCTTCGTCGCCACCGCGGCCGCCGGCCTGTCGTGGATCATCGTCGAATGGGCCACCCGCGGTAAGCCGTCGGCCCTGGGCCTGGCCTCGGGCATCGTCGCCGGCCTCGTCGCCGTCACCCCGGCCGCCGGCTTCGCCGGTCCGATGGGTTCGGTGATCCTGGGCCTGATCGTCTCGCCGATCTGCATCTTCTTCTGCTCGGTCGTGAAGAACGCGCTGAAGTACGACGACAGCCTGGACGCCTTCGGCATCCACGGCATCGGCGGCATGGTCGGCGCCCTGGCCACCGGCCTGCTGGTCAATCCGAAGTGGGGCGGCGCCGGCATCGTCGACTACACGACCTGCGCCAAGGACGGCGACATCTCGACCTGCGACGCCCTGGCCTCGTACGAGCCGATCGCCCAGCTGCTGATCCAGGCCAAGGCCGTCGGCGTCACGATCATCTGGTCGGCCGTGGCTTCGGCCATCGTCTTCTTCGTGATCAAGCTGATCATCGGCCTGAAGGCTTCGCCGGAAGCCGAGGAAGAAGGCCTGGATATCTCGGAACACGGCGAGCGCGCCTACCACAGCTAA
- a CDS encoding P-II family nitrogen regulator has translation MKLIIAVVKPFKLDEVREALVAAGVEGLTVSEVKGYGRQKGQTEIYRGAEYQVNFVPKVKLEAVVDDASAAKAVEAVKAAAATGKIGDGKIFVLNVEEAVRIRTGETGSAAL, from the coding sequence ATGAAACTGATCATAGCGGTCGTCAAACCCTTCAAGCTGGACGAGGTGCGCGAAGCGCTCGTCGCCGCCGGCGTCGAAGGTCTGACGGTGTCGGAAGTGAAGGGCTACGGCCGCCAGAAGGGCCAGACAGAAATCTACCGGGGCGCCGAGTACCAGGTGAATTTCGTGCCGAAGGTGAAGCTCGAAGCGGTCGTCGACGACGCCTCCGCCGCCAAGGCGGTCGAGGCGGTCAAGGCCGCCGCCGCCACCGGCAAGATCGGCGACGGCAAGATCTTCGTCCTCAATGTCGAGGAAGCCGTCCGCATCCGCACCGGCGAAACCGGCTCGGCCGCGCTGTAA
- a CDS encoding DMT family protein — protein sequence MPPLVLKVAPWLMLVASNIFMTFAWYGHLKHKSLALPVAILSSWLIALPEYMLAVPANRIGSGMYSTAQLKTGQEAITLIVFTLFSYFYLGEAIKWTTLVGFGLIVCGAAMVFFFR from the coding sequence ATGCCGCCTCTCGTCCTGAAGGTCGCGCCCTGGCTGATGCTGGTGGCGTCCAACATCTTCATGACCTTCGCCTGGTATGGTCATCTCAAGCACAAGAGCCTGGCTTTGCCCGTCGCGATCTTGTCGAGCTGGCTGATCGCCTTGCCTGAATACATGTTGGCGGTTCCGGCCAACCGGATCGGCAGCGGCATGTATTCCACGGCTCAGCTTAAGACGGGGCAGGAAGCGATCACCCTGATCGTCTTCACGCTGTTTTCCTATTTCTATCTGGGCGAGGCGATTAAGTGGACCACGTTGGTGGGGTTTGGCCTGATCGTCTGTGGCGCGGCCATGGTGTTCTTCTTCCGCTGA
- a CDS encoding fasciclin domain-containing protein — protein MTTKRLLTAAAAIALMAGAAHAQTADTAAPAPQAPAAASPVVAKGDLIQTAQASGQFNTFLKAVSSVNLTSVLKTNQNLTLFAPTDAAFAALPAGELDKLMAPDNGPMLQKVLTYHLINAKVDSSKIKGAKGEVKSVEGSALMLDGSGATPMVDNANIVQADVMATNGVLHVVDKVLLPKDVPGLQAASAPAATDSGATMNVAANEQVSPPAPAEQAGAQVPAANPTPPAPATATDVAADPAASPSAMAAPAAGVSASGVVPVSSQSPDAQASLKAGDPNVVSNGPVADTPENRAKYGKPMSNAGKRSAPKGN, from the coding sequence ATGACCACCAAGCGCCTTCTGACCGCCGCCGCCGCGATCGCCCTGATGGCCGGCGCGGCTCATGCCCAAACCGCCGACACCGCGGCGCCCGCGCCGCAGGCGCCGGCGGCCGCCTCGCCCGTGGTGGCGAAGGGCGACCTGATCCAGACGGCCCAGGCCTCGGGCCAGTTCAACACCTTCCTGAAGGCCGTCTCGTCGGTGAACCTGACCAGCGTCCTGAAGACCAACCAGAACCTGACCCTGTTCGCCCCGACCGACGCGGCCTTCGCGGCCCTGCCGGCCGGCGAGCTGGACAAGCTGATGGCGCCGGACAATGGCCCGATGCTGCAGAAGGTGCTGACCTACCACCTGATCAACGCCAAGGTGGACTCCAGCAAGATCAAGGGCGCCAAGGGCGAGGTTAAAAGCGTCGAGGGCTCGGCCCTGATGCTGGACGGCAGCGGCGCGACGCCGATGGTCGACAACGCCAACATCGTCCAGGCCGACGTGATGGCCACCAATGGCGTGCTGCACGTTGTCGACAAGGTCCTACTGCCCAAGGACGTGCCGGGCCTGCAAGCAGCCTCGGCCCCGGCCGCCACCGACTCCGGCGCGACGATGAACGTCGCGGCCAACGAGCAGGTCTCGCCGCCGGCTCCGGCCGAGCAGGCCGGCGCCCAGGTTCCAGCCGCCAACCCGACCCCGCCGGCCCCCGCGACCGCCACCGACGTGGCCGCCGATCCGGCCGCTTCGCCCTCGGCCATGGCCGCTCCGGCGGCGGGCGTCAGCGCCTCGGGGGTCGTCCCGGTCTCGTCGCAATCGCCTGATGCTCAGGCCTCGCTGAAGGCGGGGGATCCGAACGTCGTCTCCAACGGCCCGGTCGCCGACACCCCCGAAAATCGCGCCAAGTACGGCAAGCCGATGTCCAACGCCGGCAAGCGCAGCGCGCCCAAGGGCAACTAA
- a CDS encoding glycine--tRNA ligase subunit alpha, with protein sequence MSREKPKSFQSLILTLHDYWSRQGCVILQPHDVEVGAGTLHPATVLRALGPKPWNAAYVQPSRRPGDGRYGENPNRLQHYYQYQVILKPNPENMQDLYLGSLEAIGLDLRTHDIRFVEDDWENPTVGAWGLGWEVWCDGMEVSQYTYFQQVGGLDVSPVAGELTYGLERLAMYVFGVDNVYDLPFNDPDSPLGATTYGDVFLENERQQSEANFHGYDVAVLKQQFEQMEEQVPLMLARSYQNKALVLPAYDMVLKASHLFNLMNARGAIAVAERASYIGRIRDLCKLCASAWVDQQEAA encoded by the coding sequence ATGTCGCGCGAAAAACCCAAGTCCTTCCAAAGCCTGATCCTGACGCTCCATGACTATTGGAGCCGGCAGGGTTGCGTGATCCTGCAACCGCACGACGTCGAGGTGGGGGCGGGGACCCTGCACCCGGCCACGGTGCTGCGCGCCCTTGGCCCCAAGCCCTGGAACGCGGCCTATGTGCAGCCCTCGCGTCGTCCGGGCGACGGCCGCTATGGCGAGAACCCCAACCGCCTGCAGCACTACTATCAGTATCAGGTCATACTGAAGCCGAACCCCGAGAACATGCAGGACCTGTATCTCGGCTCGCTGGAGGCGATCGGCCTCGACCTGCGCACCCACGACATCCGTTTCGTCGAAGACGATTGGGAAAACCCGACCGTCGGCGCCTGGGGCTTGGGCTGGGAAGTCTGGTGCGACGGCATGGAAGTGTCGCAGTACACCTACTTCCAGCAGGTCGGGGGCCTCGACGTCTCGCCGGTCGCCGGCGAGCTGACCTACGGCCTGGAACGCCTGGCCATGTACGTGTTCGGCGTCGACAACGTCTACGATCTGCCGTTCAACGATCCCGACTCGCCGCTGGGCGCGACGACCTATGGCGACGTGTTCCTGGAGAACGAGCGCCAGCAGTCGGAAGCCAACTTCCACGGATACGACGTCGCCGTGCTCAAGCAGCAGTTCGAGCAGATGGAGGAGCAGGTTCCGCTGATGCTGGCCCGTTCGTACCAGAACAAGGCGCTCGTGCTGCCCGCCTACGACATGGTCCTCAAGGCCAGCCACCTCTTCAACCTGATGAACGCCCGCGGCGCGATCGCCGTCGCCGAGCGCGCCAGCTACATCGGCCGCATCCGCGACCTCTGCAAGCTGTGCGCCAGCGCCTGGGTCGATCAGCAGGAAGCCGCGTAA
- the glyS gene encoding glycine--tRNA ligase subunit beta has product MPQLLLELFSEEIPARMQAQAAKDLERMAREHLAAAGFLPEALTTFAGPRRLTLVAEGLPLAQADRKEELKGPRVGAPPQAMEGFLRKTGLTQDQLVERDGVYMAFIEKKGRPTAEIVAEMVEAIVRGFPWPKSMIWGYKKLRWVRPLKRILCVLDREVVPFSIEGIESGDVTEGHRFMGEAKPFVAKDFDEYVAGLEKHFVVLDVEERKARILEGCKTLCFARHLELVEDQGLLDEVAGLAEWPTPVLGDMDPVFLSLPPEVIRTSMRTHQKYFAVRKAGEAGLAPHFITIANIQAADGGAVIAAGNAKVLSSRLSDARFFWDEDVKVGFEPWLKKLDGVTFHAKLGTMAQRVERIVALAGEIAPLVGADVEKTKEAARLAKADLASQMVGEFPELQGIMGGYYARTFGLDGEIADAVRDHYKPQGPSDAVPTAPVSIAVALADKLDTLIGFFVIGERPTGSKDPYALRRAALGVIRIVIENGIRLPLAKVVSRQELRNQASSMEVEMSSSVAGSYAELAEASADVVNSLRKSYANFKEHLEAFSKLRGEDIDAWPVLEDEFGVLPFFADRLKVTLRDQGKRHDLVDAVFALGDDDLARIVARVEALDGFLKTDDGKNLLAGYKRASNILKAEEKKGPLPTGEMQAPTADSAAEVGLYNALRLLDKPLKDALANEDFTGAMTQLAELRGPVDAYLDGVFVNEPEHRDNRLRTLAAVRDAMGQVADFGLIAG; this is encoded by the coding sequence ATGCCCCAACTTCTCCTCGAACTGTTCTCGGAAGAGATCCCCGCCCGCATGCAGGCCCAGGCCGCCAAGGACCTGGAGCGCATGGCGCGCGAGCACCTGGCCGCCGCCGGCTTCCTGCCCGAAGCCCTGACGACCTTCGCCGGCCCGCGCCGCCTGACCCTGGTGGCCGAAGGCCTGCCGCTGGCCCAGGCCGACCGCAAGGAAGAGCTCAAGGGGCCTCGCGTCGGCGCCCCGCCGCAAGCCATGGAAGGCTTCCTGCGCAAGACTGGCCTGACACAAGACCAGCTGGTCGAACGCGACGGCGTCTACATGGCCTTCATCGAGAAGAAGGGCCGCCCGACCGCCGAAATCGTCGCCGAGATGGTCGAGGCCATCGTCCGGGGCTTCCCGTGGCCCAAGTCGATGATCTGGGGCTACAAGAAGCTGCGCTGGGTGCGGCCGCTGAAGCGCATCCTGTGCGTGCTGGACCGCGAGGTCGTGCCGTTCTCGATCGAGGGCATCGAAAGCGGCGACGTCACCGAGGGCCACCGCTTCATGGGCGAGGCCAAGCCGTTCGTCGCCAAGGACTTCGACGAATATGTCGCGGGCCTGGAAAAGCACTTCGTCGTGCTGGACGTCGAGGAGCGGAAAGCCCGCATCCTGGAAGGCTGCAAGACCCTGTGCTTCGCGCGTCACCTGGAGCTGGTCGAGGACCAGGGCCTGCTCGACGAAGTGGCGGGCCTGGCCGAATGGCCGACGCCGGTGCTGGGCGACATGGATCCGGTGTTCCTCAGCCTGCCGCCCGAGGTCATCCGCACCTCGATGCGCACGCACCAGAAGTACTTCGCCGTCCGCAAGGCCGGTGAAGCGGGCCTGGCCCCGCACTTCATTACCATCGCCAACATCCAGGCGGCCGACGGCGGCGCGGTGATCGCGGCCGGCAACGCCAAGGTGCTGTCCTCGCGCCTGTCCGACGCCCGCTTCTTCTGGGACGAGGACGTCAAGGTCGGGTTCGAACCGTGGCTGAAGAAGCTGGACGGCGTGACCTTCCACGCCAAGCTCGGCACCATGGCCCAGCGCGTCGAGCGCATCGTCGCCCTGGCCGGCGAGATCGCCCCGCTGGTCGGCGCGGATGTCGAGAAGACCAAGGAAGCCGCGCGCCTGGCCAAGGCCGACCTCGCCTCGCAGATGGTCGGCGAGTTCCCGGAGCTGCAGGGGATCATGGGCGGGTACTACGCCCGGACCTTCGGCCTTGACGGCGAGATCGCCGACGCGGTGCGCGATCACTACAAGCCGCAGGGGCCTTCGGACGCCGTGCCGACGGCGCCGGTAAGCATCGCCGTGGCGCTGGCGGATAAGCTGGATACGCTAATTGGTTTCTTCGTTATCGGCGAAAGGCCGACGGGCTCGAAAGACCCCTATGCTCTGCGCCGGGCGGCGCTCGGCGTGATCCGGATCGTTATTGAAAACGGTATTCGTCTTCCGCTGGCTAAAGTTGTTAGCCGTCAAGAGTTGAGGAATCAGGCCTCCAGTATGGAGGTTGAGATGTCTTCTAGCGTTGCGGGAAGCTACGCTGAGCTGGCCGAGGCGAGCGCTGACGTTGTGAACTCGCTTAGGAAGTCTTACGCAAATTTCAAAGAGCACCTTGAGGCGTTTTCGAAGTTGCGTGGCGAAGATATCGACGCATGGCCGGTTCTTGAAGATGAATTCGGCGTGCTGCCCTTCTTCGCCGACCGCTTGAAAGTCACCCTGCGCGATCAGGGCAAGCGCCATGACCTCGTCGACGCCGTGTTCGCCCTGGGCGACGACGACCTGGCGCGGATCGTTGCGCGCGTCGAGGCCCTGGACGGCTTCCTGAAGACCGACGACGGCAAGAACCTGCTGGCCGGCTACAAGCGCGCCTCCAACATCCTCAAGGCCGAGGAGAAGAAGGGCCCGCTGCCGACCGGCGAGATGCAGGCGCCGACCGCCGACAGCGCCGCCGAGGTGGGTCTCTACAACGCCCTGCGCCTGCTGGATAAGCCGCTGAAGGACGCCCTGGCCAACGAAGACTTCACCGGCGCCATGACCCAGCTGGCCGAACTGCGCGGTCCGGTCGACGCCTATCTGGACGGCGTCTTCGTCAATGAACCCGAGCACCGCGACAACCGCCTGCGGACGCTGGCGGCCGTGCGGGACGCGATGGGCCAGGTGGCGGACTTTGGCCTGATCGCGGGGTAG